In one window of Planctomycetaceae bacterium DNA:
- a CDS encoding DUF4349 domain-containing protein: MPVYGFRNILLLGCLIVGCGKIDESTHRTSQQPEAHADAHHVANLDDTHISEETSSTTNPYLIRRGTLVFPTNDRVQSRHRITSAIQQHRGFLADEHQQRNHTSLSETLTIRIEASRFDDLVAAISQGIEQFDVREIDATDVSQEFIDLEARLTTRKDTEQRYRDLLKQANSIDEILKIEAHLDTIRGEIESSESRFRFLQNQIQFSSLTVTFYEPIVTSQHFMRRFSASLARGWFAATEFIIALASIWPVLMLIGLVAWLLQTYLRKERTRYDNRRQPQQAG, translated from the coding sequence ATGCCGGTTTATGGATTCCGAAACATTCTCCTGTTGGGATGTTTGATTGTCGGATGCGGCAAAATAGATGAATCAACACACAGAACTTCGCAACAGCCGGAAGCTCATGCTGATGCCCATCATGTGGCCAATCTTGATGACACTCACATTTCGGAAGAGACCTCATCCACTACGAATCCTTATCTGATCAGACGCGGGACCCTTGTGTTCCCAACGAATGACCGTGTCCAGTCACGTCATCGGATCACGTCTGCCATTCAGCAGCATCGGGGGTTTCTGGCGGATGAACATCAGCAGCGAAATCACACTTCGCTTTCAGAAACACTGACCATCAGAATAGAAGCGTCTCGTTTTGATGATCTCGTTGCTGCCATCAGTCAGGGCATCGAACAATTCGATGTACGAGAAATTGATGCCACTGACGTAAGTCAGGAATTCATCGACCTGGAAGCGAGACTAACGACCCGAAAGGACACAGAACAGCGATATCGTGACCTGCTGAAGCAGGCGAATTCCATCGACGAAATTCTGAAGATAGAAGCCCATCTGGATACAATTCGGGGTGAAATCGAATCCAGTGAATCCCGGTTCCGCTTTTTGCAGAATCAAATTCAATTCAGTTCGCTGACGGTCACGTTTTACGAGCCCATTGTGACGAGTCAGCACTTTATGCGACGATTTTCAGCCAGTCTGGCAAGAGGCTGGTTTGCTGCCACAGAATTCATCATAGCCCTCGCATCGATCTGGCCTGTTTTGATGTTGATCGGCCTGGTTGCCTGGTTGCTGCAAACATACCTCCGGAAAGAAAGGACACGTTATGACAACCGGCGACAACCACAACAAGCCGGATGA
- a CDS encoding RNA polymerase sigma factor has translation MMSESQEGLTDQQLVEALNSGDLTAFEAIYFRYRDWVMRLAFRLTGNHDDALDVLQETFTYLAGKFPGFVLTAAMTTFLYPAVRNLAIAANRKRRRSSGGDEVLEFFESPTSAPTSPADDIEPILTSLSSDHREILLMRFVDDLTQPEIAAALNIPLGTVKSRLHHAIQTLKSSPAGQRLLGRSDSG, from the coding sequence ATGATGTCCGAGTCACAGGAAGGCCTGACCGACCAGCAGCTGGTCGAGGCTCTGAATTCGGGCGATTTGACGGCTTTCGAAGCAATCTACTTCCGCTATCGCGACTGGGTCATGCGGCTGGCATTTCGGTTGACCGGCAACCATGATGACGCTTTGGATGTGCTGCAGGAAACCTTCACTTATCTCGCGGGCAAGTTCCCCGGATTTGTCCTCACGGCCGCCATGACCACATTCCTGTACCCAGCCGTCCGGAATCTTGCCATCGCGGCGAACAGGAAACGTCGACGTTCCAGCGGCGGCGATGAAGTGCTGGAGTTCTTTGAATCGCCCACCTCTGCCCCGACTTCACCCGCCGATGATATTGAACCCATACTGACATCACTCTCGAGCGACCACCGGGAAATTCTGCTGATGCGGTTTGTCGACGATCTCACCCAGCCCGAAATTGCCGCCGCACTGAATATTCCGCTTGGCACGGTCAAATCGCGTCTGCATCATGCCATTCAAACCCTGAAGTCCTCGCCGGCCGGTCAGCGGTTGCTGGGCCGATCGGATTCAGGTTAG
- a CDS encoding FHA domain-containing protein, translating into MKVVLELLGNSGSVKKVTIRHDIVIGRGSECNLKLVAPLISRRHCTLRFKETSASVTDLGSSNGTYLNGHKLEPNQKYKLKEGMELSIGGVKFLVKVRLDADEAKAILKARKKAKAAPETPVPGKSPKTTKTPSSGSKASSSRKAAATQAEISPESAKAKARAAAKLKAEQELKAKTAAEGKAEKPTAKPSGKQSAADRKPASEKPADSKATDSSRIRTEDDDALDFLNDDVKTSAGKQSPTKDKPVAKETAKGKSDENRITVDDDEQLFSDSPSTGAAGIAVAGAAAASELADAAAETVAKPRKKSIPVPDPGDDDWEFDLPSLDALDSRPDVFGATAESPSQADEPLADLSEPAAEESPSEISSAISEDQISPATESDGNDAISENTAIGEEAAEDLVADSDFESQEFDEDSAAAENDAVEYAVVAPESDEPFDGEAEWDLGQGKVDPAAETLQAADFAAIEPEAFSIPESPSEVGKAFDEPSTGEPEVLDSVADQTSDVAQEAEPIADVQQQDETFENIVAEEVEEVIKEVTPETVAEAEVSEDAEDSAWAFLNDDDDEVAEPVAVIEEDDAVDHIVAEEVEDVIEEVELEPLPEIEEVVAEEVDEFEGLDDEPVAIVDEVNETATSAGDEFNWDGVDDFGSLVSDVPLPSAKPKMTRPGNANPARIAAAGIPDAMDFLEEDEEEADAEEIAVAEVQEVDEEVELFEATDAEAISDEDDALNWLSDDEEAPMEVVDAFEEQTADAVDALDDNASDDDDAMSWLSDEDEEEHDTGSTPSTSVASESDDDDALNWLNDDDNDSDGDDDELQKFLSGF; encoded by the coding sequence ATGAAAGTTGTGCTTGAACTGCTGGGCAATTCTGGCAGTGTTAAGAAAGTCACCATTCGTCACGATATCGTCATTGGACGTGGTTCTGAGTGCAATCTCAAGCTTGTGGCGCCGTTGATCAGCCGTCGGCACTGCACCCTGCGCTTCAAGGAAACATCTGCGTCAGTGACGGACCTGGGCAGCAGCAACGGAACCTATCTGAACGGACACAAACTTGAGCCCAATCAAAAATACAAGCTGAAGGAAGGGATGGAGCTTTCGATCGGTGGTGTCAAGTTTCTGGTGAAAGTGCGTCTCGACGCTGACGAAGCCAAAGCAATTCTGAAAGCGCGCAAAAAAGCAAAGGCCGCCCCCGAAACTCCTGTCCCCGGCAAGTCGCCTAAAACCACGAAGACTCCTTCCTCCGGAAGCAAAGCGTCCTCGAGCAGGAAAGCGGCGGCCACTCAGGCAGAAATCTCTCCCGAATCGGCAAAGGCAAAAGCCCGGGCAGCTGCAAAGTTAAAGGCAGAACAGGAACTCAAGGCCAAAACTGCGGCTGAAGGCAAAGCAGAAAAGCCAACGGCAAAACCATCCGGGAAGCAATCAGCGGCTGACAGGAAGCCTGCGTCAGAAAAGCCAGCCGACTCAAAAGCAACCGACTCTTCACGCATTCGCACTGAGGACGACGACGCGCTGGACTTTCTGAACGATGATGTGAAGACCAGCGCTGGAAAACAATCACCGACGAAAGACAAACCTGTTGCCAAAGAAACGGCAAAAGGTAAATCAGATGAAAACCGAATTACGGTCGATGACGACGAACAGTTGTTCTCGGATTCTCCGTCAACCGGGGCTGCCGGAATCGCTGTTGCGGGCGCAGCCGCTGCCAGCGAACTAGCAGACGCGGCAGCCGAAACGGTTGCTAAACCACGCAAGAAATCCATTCCTGTTCCGGATCCCGGCGACGACGACTGGGAATTCGATTTGCCCAGCCTTGATGCACTGGATTCACGCCCGGATGTCTTCGGAGCCACTGCAGAATCGCCATCGCAAGCAGACGAACCATTGGCTGATTTGTCGGAGCCTGCGGCAGAAGAATCACCTTCTGAAATCAGTTCTGCCATCTCTGAAGACCAGATTTCGCCTGCAACGGAATCGGATGGAAACGATGCGATCAGTGAAAACACAGCCATTGGCGAAGAGGCTGCTGAAGACCTGGTAGCCGACTCGGACTTCGAGTCGCAGGAATTCGATGAAGACTCTGCCGCTGCAGAAAACGATGCCGTTGAATACGCGGTGGTTGCTCCCGAATCAGACGAACCATTCGATGGCGAAGCAGAATGGGACCTCGGCCAGGGGAAAGTCGATCCCGCCGCCGAAACTTTGCAGGCCGCCGATTTTGCGGCCATTGAACCGGAAGCATTCAGCATCCCGGAGTCCCCGTCCGAAGTCGGCAAAGCCTTCGACGAACCATCCACCGGTGAACCAGAAGTATTGGATTCCGTCGCGGACCAAACTTCGGATGTTGCTCAGGAAGCAGAACCCATTGCTGACGTGCAACAGCAGGATGAAACATTTGAGAACATTGTAGCGGAAGAAGTTGAAGAGGTTATCAAGGAGGTTACGCCGGAAACTGTTGCGGAAGCTGAAGTCTCTGAAGACGCCGAGGACAGCGCATGGGCGTTCCTCAATGACGACGATGACGAGGTCGCAGAACCCGTTGCTGTAATCGAAGAGGATGACGCTGTCGATCACATCGTTGCCGAGGAAGTTGAAGACGTCATCGAAGAGGTCGAACTGGAACCTCTGCCTGAGATCGAAGAGGTTGTCGCCGAAGAGGTCGATGAATTTGAAGGTCTGGACGATGAACCAGTCGCCATCGTCGATGAAGTCAACGAAACAGCCACTTCCGCAGGCGATGAATTCAACTGGGACGGTGTTGATGATTTCGGCTCACTCGTCAGTGATGTCCCCCTGCCTTCTGCAAAACCCAAAATGACGCGACCGGGTAATGCAAATCCGGCCCGTATCGCAGCAGCAGGAATCCCCGATGCAATGGATTTCCTCGAAGAGGATGAGGAAGAAGCAGACGCCGAAGAAATTGCAGTTGCCGAAGTGCAGGAAGTGGACGAGGAAGTTGAGCTCTTCGAAGCCACGGATGCGGAGGCAATCTCGGACGAAGACGACGCATTGAACTGGCTATCGGACGACGAGGAAGCACCGATGGAGGTTGTCGATGCGTTTGAAGAACAAACTGCTGACGCAGTGGATGCCTTGGATGACAACGCCTCAGATGACGACGATGCCATGAGCTGGTTGTCAGATGAAGATGAGGAGGAGCACGACACAGGGAGCACTCCATCAACAAGCGTTGCTTCCGAAAGCGATGATGATGACGCCCTGAACTGGCTCAACGATGATGACAATGACAGCGATGGAGACGACGACGAGTTGCAGAAATTCCTGAGTGGTTTTTAG